One window of Sphingobacteriales bacterium genomic DNA carries:
- a CDS encoding Fe-S protein assembly co-chaperone HscB has translation MFINYFDFYQIPVAFFPDETELRNLFFKINREYHPDYFTQSDALTQEKALELTSINNKAYQTLSNPELRIKHILQIYGLLDEDEKYQLPQSFLLEMMDINEQIMEVSFSEDPEQELIRLNQQIANLEENMKNEISPVLHNFDQNPQQVELLQTVKDFYYKNRYILRIKESLSNFAHR, from the coding sequence GTGTTCATCAATTACTTTGATTTTTACCAAATTCCGGTTGCATTTTTCCCCGATGAAACCGAACTTAGAAACCTTTTTTTTAAAATCAACCGAGAATATCACCCCGATTACTTTACTCAATCAGATGCCCTTACTCAGGAAAAAGCATTGGAATTGACATCCATCAACAATAAAGCCTACCAAACTCTTTCCAATCCGGAATTGAGAATAAAACATATCTTGCAAATTTATGGGTTGCTTGACGAAGATGAGAAATACCAGTTGCCGCAGTCCTTTCTCTTAGAAATGATGGACATAAACGAACAAATCATGGAAGTTTCGTTTTCGGAAGATCCTGAACAAGAGTTGATTCGTTTAAATCAACAAATTGCAAATCTGGAAGAAAACATGAAAAACGAAATTTCCCCGGTCTTACATAACTTCGACCAAAATCCTCAACAAGTTGAACTTTTGCAAACAGTAAAAGATTTTTACTACAAAAATCGCTACATATTGCGCATCAAAGAAAGTTTATCTAACTTTGCGCACCGTTAA
- the miaB gene encoding tRNA (N6-isopentenyl adenosine(37)-C2)-methylthiotransferase MiaB translates to MHPTLHTEIETLLNHNKPLDETRQGEVLAVIEEQNVTYNGKHFYIESYGCQMNFNDSEIVASILNAEGYRLTPDYETADLILLNTCSIREKAEERVRTRLKTFVQLKRRRSGTLIGILGCMAERLKQSLLEQEQIVDLVIGPDAYRSLPSLIAEAEGGQKAVNVLLSREETYADVSPVRLDSNGVSAFVSIMRGCDNMCSFCVVPFTRGRERSRNAFSIIAEATELFDKGYREVTLLGQNVDSYKWLNPETNQTTTFANLLEMVAQISPLLRVRFSTSHPKDMTDDVLYTMAKYANICNYIHLPVQSGSSRILQTMNRTYDRDWYIDRIEAIKKIIPDCGISTDIISGFCTETDEDHAETLSMMSYVQYDMAYMFAYSERPGTLAARRYADDVPAEVKNKRLQEIIALQNQHSLIKNRKDVGKIFTVLVEKNSKRSDKDLCGRTDQNKMVVFPRENHQPGDYVQVLIESCTSASLKGRVVG, encoded by the coding sequence ATGCATCCTACCCTACATACTGAAATTGAAACTTTATTGAATCACAACAAACCACTTGACGAAACAAGACAAGGGGAAGTTCTTGCCGTTATCGAAGAGCAAAATGTAACCTACAATGGCAAACATTTTTATATAGAAAGCTATGGCTGTCAGATGAATTTTAATGACAGCGAAATCGTGGCTTCCATTCTAAACGCAGAAGGCTACCGGTTGACCCCTGATTACGAAACTGCCGACCTCATTTTACTCAATACCTGTTCCATCAGAGAAAAGGCAGAAGAAAGGGTTCGTACCCGTCTAAAAACTTTTGTTCAATTAAAACGCCGTCGTTCCGGTACTTTGATTGGCATATTGGGATGTATGGCAGAGCGATTAAAACAAAGCCTGCTCGAACAAGAACAAATCGTTGATTTAGTAATTGGGCCTGATGCTTACCGAAGTTTGCCCTCATTAATCGCAGAAGCTGAAGGAGGCCAAAAAGCGGTCAATGTCTTGCTTTCGAGAGAAGAAACTTATGCCGATGTTAGTCCGGTCAGATTAGACAGTAATGGGGTCAGTGCTTTTGTTTCCATCATGCGAGGTTGCGACAATATGTGTTCTTTTTGTGTAGTACCTTTTACCAGAGGACGCGAACGAAGCCGCAATGCCTTTTCAATCATTGCAGAAGCGACCGAATTATTCGACAAAGGATACAGGGAAGTTACCTTGTTAGGTCAAAACGTTGATTCCTACAAATGGTTAAATCCTGAAACTAATCAAACTACAACCTTTGCGAATCTGCTCGAAATGGTAGCTCAAATCTCCCCATTGTTAAGGGTTCGGTTTTCTACCTCTCATCCCAAAGATATGACCGATGATGTGTTATACACCATGGCAAAATATGCCAATATTTGCAATTATATTCATCTTCCCGTTCAGTCGGGTAGCAGCCGGATTTTGCAAACCATGAACCGTACTTATGATCGCGACTGGTATATAGACCGAATCGAAGCTATCAAAAAAATTATACCTGACTGTGGAATTTCTACAGATATTATCTCAGGTTTTTGTACCGAAACGGATGAAGACCATGCAGAAACATTAAGTATGATGAGTTACGTGCAATATGACATGGCTTATATGTTTGCCTACTCAGAAAGACCGGGTACTTTAGCTGCCCGAAGGTATGCAGACGATGTACCCGCAGAAGTCAAAAACAAAAGATTGCAGGAAATCATTGCCCTTCAGAATCAACATTCTTTGATTAAAAACCGAAAAGATGTCGGTAAGATTTTTACCGTCCTTGTCGAAAAAAACTCAAAACGCTCCGACAAAGACCTTTGCGGCAGAACCGACCAAAACAAAATGGTTGTGTTTCCCCGTGAAAATCACCAACCGGGCGACTATGTACAGGTTTTGATTGAAAGTTGCACCTCTGCTTCTCTCAAAGGAAGAGTTGTCGGGTAA
- a CDS encoding sigma-54-dependent Fis family transcriptional regulator, which produces MDFQSIKSRFGIIGNSSGLNNALSVAERVAPTDLTVLILGESGVGKEVFSQIIHALSPRKHNNLIAVNCGAIPEGTIDSELFGHEKGSFTGASDSRKGYFEVVNGGTIFLDEIGEMPLGTQARLLRILESGEFIRVGSSKTQKTDVRVIAATNVNLLEAVKIGKFREDLYYRLSTVPIYIPPLRERKEDLLLLFRKFSADFSERYRTTTITLEPDAQELLLNYPWPGNIRELKNVAEQASVLSVKRPLPAEDLRPFLTNAAGYENRFPVLSSHSSSKQGQDFNFSEREILYKLLFDMRQEMSEVKQLLLQLASGVLPATGFNSPIMPVTTHTTTPQNFSLSPEYPPNLQPLHKTPLGVDNKSGIGPIVVNRTNEGYANEFPAAIVVDETLSIADHERELIQRALKKHKNKRRDAAFELGISERTLYRKIKEYNIKE; this is translated from the coding sequence ATGGATTTTCAGTCCATCAAATCTCGTTTCGGAATTATCGGCAACTCTTCCGGGCTTAATAATGCCCTTAGTGTTGCTGAAAGAGTTGCTCCTACTGACCTGACCGTCCTGATATTGGGCGAAAGCGGTGTGGGTAAAGAAGTGTTCTCTCAAATTATTCATGCCTTGAGTCCACGCAAACATAACAATCTGATTGCGGTTAACTGTGGCGCTATTCCGGAAGGCACGATTGATTCCGAATTGTTCGGGCACGAAAAAGGCTCTTTTACCGGTGCTTCCGACAGCAGGAAGGGGTATTTTGAAGTGGTTAACGGCGGAACTATATTTTTGGACGAAATCGGTGAAATGCCATTAGGTACTCAGGCCCGTTTGTTGCGTATTCTCGAAAGCGGAGAGTTTATCCGCGTTGGTTCGTCAAAAACTCAAAAAACGGATGTCCGTGTTATTGCTGCAACTAATGTAAACTTATTGGAGGCCGTCAAAATTGGTAAGTTCAGAGAAGATCTCTACTACCGTCTTAGTACCGTTCCCATTTATATACCCCCTTTGCGCGAACGAAAAGAAGATCTGCTTTTGTTATTCAGAAAATTCAGTGCCGATTTTTCAGAGCGCTACCGTACTACTACCATAACGCTTGAGCCAGACGCTCAGGAACTTTTACTCAATTATCCTTGGCCGGGTAATATCCGGGAATTAAAAAATGTCGCAGAACAAGCTTCTGTCTTATCCGTCAAACGCCCGCTCCCTGCCGAAGACTTGCGACCTTTTCTGACCAATGCGGCGGGTTACGAAAACCGTTTTCCTGTTTTAAGTTCTCATAGTTCCAGCAAACAAGGTCAGGATTTCAATTTTTCTGAGCGGGAAATTTTGTATAAACTGCTTTTTGACATGCGTCAGGAAATGAGCGAAGTCAAACAACTACTCCTCCAATTAGCAAGCGGGGTATTGCCGGCAACAGGGTTTAATTCCCCTATAATGCCTGTAACAACACATACAACAACACCTCAAAATTTTTCCCTGTCGCCCGAATATCCTCCGAATTTGCAGCCTTTACACAAAACACCTTTAGGCGTTGACAACAAATCCGGTATTGGCCCTATTGTTGTCAATCGCACTAATGAAGGTTATGCTAATGAGTTTCCTGCTGCGATTGTAGTGGACGAAACGCTTTCAATCGCCGATCATGAGCGCGAACTGATACAACGAGCACTTAAAAAACACAAAAACAAAAGAAGAGATGCTGCATTTGAACTTGGCATTTCTGAACGAACCCTATACCGGAAAATAAAGGAATATAATATTAAAGAATAG
- a CDS encoding galactokinase, with translation MSEQLYFAPGRVNLIGEHLDYNGGKVLPIAISQGLKAKVVFSGNSVIKIRSEDFTGELVVDLQTENFSKRDVQWMNYPLGMIQYLLPYINPEHCGFSAFITSDLPAGSGLSSSAAIEVLIANILLKLDQTQSKADGKFVAQLCKKVENEYIGVNSGIMDQFVVAMGKAEHALLLDCDDLSHQYIPFLPKSHTLLVMNTNKSRNLTDSKYNERKEECELALIEINRHRNNHPISNLSQADFKWLGYIKDGLLQKRAKHVITENYRVHAAVNEIQNGDWFNFGELLFQSHISLKNNYEVSGFELDTLVDLSKQSPGCIGARMTGAGFGGCAIALVDSNMVWQFIEKVKPAYDKATGLSLQIIPTQAENGVHLIE, from the coding sequence ATGTCAGAGCAATTGTATTTTGCACCCGGAAGGGTTAACCTTATTGGCGAACATTTGGATTATAATGGTGGTAAAGTCTTGCCTATCGCCATTTCACAGGGTTTGAAAGCAAAAGTTGTATTTTCCGGCAACTCAGTTATCAAAATCCGTTCTGAAGATTTTACCGGGGAGTTAGTGGTTGATTTGCAAACTGAAAATTTCTCAAAACGAGATGTTCAGTGGATGAATTATCCTTTGGGGATGATTCAATATTTGTTGCCTTATATTAATCCTGAACATTGCGGTTTTTCAGCTTTTATCACTTCAGATTTGCCGGCAGGTTCGGGTTTATCTTCTTCTGCTGCCATCGAAGTATTGATAGCCAATATTTTATTAAAATTAGACCAAACCCAATCTAAAGCAGACGGTAAATTTGTCGCTCAGCTCTGTAAGAAAGTAGAAAACGAATATATCGGAGTAAACAGCGGCATTATGGATCAGTTTGTCGTTGCAATGGGCAAAGCAGAACATGCCTTGTTATTGGATTGCGATGACCTTAGCCATCAGTATATTCCTTTTTTACCCAAAAGTCATACTTTGTTGGTGATGAATACCAATAAATCACGCAATCTGACAGATTCAAAATACAATGAGCGAAAAGAGGAATGTGAACTTGCCTTAATCGAAATTAACCGGCACCGGAACAATCATCCCATTTCAAATCTAAGTCAGGCAGATTTTAAGTGGCTTGGATACATCAAAGACGGGCTTTTACAAAAACGGGCAAAGCATGTTATCACAGAAAACTACCGCGTACATGCGGCGGTAAATGAAATTCAAAACGGCGATTGGTTTAACTTTGGCGAATTGTTGTTTCAGTCTCATATTTCATTAAAGAACAACTATGAAGTGTCGGGCTTTGAATTAGACACTCTGGTTGATTTATCCAAACAATCTCCCGGCTGTATAGGAGCAAGAATGACAGGAGCCGGTTTTGGAGGGTGTGCCATCGCCTTAGTTGATTCAAACATGGTTTGGCAGTTTATTGAAAAGGTAAAACCCGCCTACGATAAAGCCACCGGTCTTTCACTTCAGATTATTCCTACTCAGGCAGAAAACGGAGTGCATTTAATCGAATGA
- a CDS encoding HD domain-containing protein: protein MPELSLPEQHRELILAVSLAADELGYPAFLIGGYVRDLILKRPGKDIDIVCQGSGSALANLAAQKIPNAGQIVVFKNFGTAVFRVGEVELEFVGARKESYQHHSRKPIVEDGTLEDDQNRRDFTMNTLAICINKSNFGTLIDPFGGLEDIANGIIKTPLNNPENTFSDDPLRMIRAIRFATQLNFTIEPITLKAIEQNNYRLNIISQERIVDELNKIMLCAKPSIGFKLLFDTGLLPIFFPELAAMHGVEVIEGIGHKDNFYHTLQVLDNLCTVSNNLWLRWAALLHDIGKPATKKFNSMEGWTFHGHEIVGAAMTVQIFKRLKLPLNEHLRYVKKLVALHQRPVFLTKGEISDSALRRLLFDAGDDLDDLMTLCRADITSKNEERVQRFLENYNTLLQKLQEVEQKDHLRNWQPPIDGELIMTTFGLKPGTQVGEIKTAIREAILDGVIENNYEAAYQFMLQKAAELGLIPLE from the coding sequence ATGCCTGAGCTATCTTTACCTGAACAACACCGCGAACTCATTTTGGCAGTAAGCCTTGCTGCAGATGAACTTGGCTACCCTGCTTTTTTAATTGGAGGATATGTTCGCGATTTAATTCTTAAACGTCCCGGAAAAGACATTGATATTGTTTGTCAGGGAAGTGGTAGTGCTTTGGCAAATTTAGCCGCTCAAAAAATTCCAAATGCCGGACAAATTGTAGTCTTCAAAAACTTTGGCACCGCTGTTTTCAGGGTTGGAGAAGTTGAACTGGAGTTTGTGGGCGCTCGAAAAGAATCTTATCAGCATCATTCGCGAAAACCAATCGTTGAAGACGGAACTTTGGAGGACGATCAAAATCGCCGTGATTTTACTATGAATACATTGGCTATCTGTATTAACAAAAGTAATTTCGGAACATTGATTGACCCTTTTGGCGGATTAGAAGATATCGCAAATGGAATCATTAAAACTCCTCTGAATAATCCTGAAAATACCTTTTCAGACGATCCGCTCAGAATGATAAGAGCTATCAGGTTTGCAACACAACTTAATTTTACCATTGAACCCATAACCTTAAAAGCAATTGAACAAAATAACTACAGGCTAAACATTATATCGCAGGAAAGGATTGTTGACGAACTGAATAAAATCATGCTTTGCGCTAAACCTTCGATTGGATTCAAACTTTTGTTTGATACCGGGCTTTTGCCGATTTTTTTTCCCGAACTGGCAGCCATGCATGGCGTTGAAGTAATTGAAGGAATAGGACATAAAGACAATTTTTACCACACCCTTCAGGTGTTAGACAATCTTTGTACGGTAAGCAATAACCTTTGGTTAAGATGGGCAGCTTTACTCCACGATATAGGCAAACCTGCCACCAAAAAATTTAACTCCATGGAAGGCTGGACTTTTCATGGACATGAAATAGTTGGAGCAGCAATGACAGTTCAGATTTTTAAAAGATTAAAACTACCCCTTAATGAACATCTCCGTTATGTTAAAAAATTAGTTGCCCTGCATCAGCGCCCTGTTTTTTTAACCAAAGGTGAAATCAGCGACTCTGCTTTAAGAAGGCTTCTTTTTGATGCAGGTGATGACCTTGACGATTTAATGACCTTATGCCGTGCTGACATCACCTCTAAAAATGAAGAACGGGTACAACGTTTTTTAGAAAATTACAATACCCTCCTCCAGAAATTACAGGAAGTAGAACAAAAAGACCATTTGCGAAACTGGCAACCCCCCATAGACGGCGAACTGATCATGACCACATTCGGATTAAAACCGGGTACTCAGGTTGGCGAGATTAAAACAGCTATCCGCGAAGCTATTTTAGACGGTGTTATTGAAAATAATTATGAGGCGGCCTACCAATTCATGCTCCAAAAAGCAGCAGAGTTGGGATTGATTCCTTTAGAATAG
- a CDS encoding SPOR domain-containing protein produces the protein MAKKVNITYYISSLLYDYSSVVVPGFGAFITQYIPSKVDTETGMVSPPVKTIQFNEKLNLNDGLLISHIARHERINDSEAENYISNFVNNINDQLNYGQPVFIEGLGTFNKLPQSEIVNFTPAHDINFSTETFGLSSVELPIIETEEGTVPSEIPPPPLGTEFNFHANDEINEDEDGNETSIYPSNDAPNSEKRSLHEVLAAGSGGNMVTTTTSANEEPIEPSPKKPNYWWWLIPVVLLVVFIVVLTQMPTGKKDETDLAVADSISELQTDTNDLVSSENDLGSNPERDEAYEDDQFNDETSGNQINNDISDSGNGESNGSTENNSGNTAATQTTNTATSTSSARGGAAEEPKTPPAATTGTTNNNRGNATADTQNPPSGYYVVIASLDSKAKAQKMSSKLSKSAENVYFMEAENGKYRIGYHYEKLSEAQSAQSDLKNTYTGAWILKR, from the coding sequence ATGGCAAAAAAAGTAAACATAACTTATTATATCAGTTCCTTGTTGTATGATTACAGTTCCGTAGTTGTTCCCGGATTTGGAGCATTTATTACCCAGTATATTCCATCAAAAGTTGATACAGAAACGGGGATGGTCAGTCCTCCGGTAAAGACAATACAGTTTAATGAAAAACTAAACCTGAATGATGGATTGCTTATCAGTCATATTGCCCGGCATGAAAGAATTAACGACTCAGAAGCTGAAAATTATATCTCTAATTTTGTCAACAATATCAACGATCAGTTAAACTATGGCCAACCCGTATTTATTGAAGGACTTGGCACATTCAACAAATTACCACAATCGGAAATTGTCAACTTTACGCCTGCCCACGATATCAATTTTTCCACAGAAACATTTGGTCTTAGTTCTGTTGAACTCCCGATAATTGAAACTGAAGAAGGTACAGTTCCTTCAGAAATCCCGCCTCCTCCCTTAGGAACTGAATTTAATTTTCACGCAAACGATGAAATCAATGAAGATGAAGACGGGAACGAAACTTCAATTTATCCGTCAAACGATGCTCCAAATTCAGAAAAACGCTCTTTACACGAAGTTTTAGCTGCCGGAAGCGGAGGAAATATGGTTACTACAACAACATCTGCCAATGAAGAACCGATTGAACCTTCACCCAAAAAACCAAATTACTGGTGGTGGCTGATTCCGGTTGTTTTGTTGGTAGTTTTTATTGTAGTACTGACACAAATGCCAACCGGAAAAAAAGACGAAACAGATCTTGCAGTTGCCGACAGTATTTCGGAATTACAAACCGATACTAATGATTTGGTTAGTTCGGAAAACGATTTAGGTTCAAATCCTGAAAGAGACGAAGCCTATGAGGATGATCAATTCAATGACGAAACATCCGGCAATCAAATCAACAATGATATCTCAGATAGTGGCAACGGGGAATCTAATGGTTCAACAGAAAATAACAGTGGAAATACTGCGGCTACCCAAACCACTAACACCGCTACATCCACCTCTTCGGCAAGAGGAGGCGCAGCCGAAGAACCCAAAACTCCCCCTGCTGCAACAACCGGAACAACCAATAATAACAGAGGAAATGCAACTGCCGACACACAAAATCCACCATCCGGATATTATGTGGTCATTGCTTCGCTCGATTCAAAAGCCAAAGCACAAAAAATGTCGTCTAAGTTGAGTAAAAGCGCTGAAAATGTATATTTTATGGAAGCAGAAAACGGCAAATACAGAATAGGATATCATTATGAAAAACTATCAGAGGCTCAATCTGCTCAATCTGATTTAAAAAATACTTATACCGGTGCATGGATTCTTAAACGCTGA
- a CDS encoding OmpA family protein → MQILMFILPRLIPLLILSGGYWYVCELNENDCSCFSSPEKPKSFTIADGDSVLYAAAAPDSFIRFAHSKPEPVIPKELEDSFQKIAGYLHDNNQRNLKITCFYGNKEKNRTIFPNLGLARAELLKQKLLLLNIPQNRIETNSSKVSNPLFIRDYLLNGVNFEFTSNNLLPVSIEKMLQTDSITVFFKDNSTDFECLTETLIYFENLKHYLQQNHQISVLITGHTDNSDTDEFNLILGKKRSELLKKYMTELGLPEKRIITQSMGELQPVFSNATEDERKKNRRAVVKTILQPNINSTN, encoded by the coding sequence ATGCAAATACTGATGTTTATACTTCCCCGATTAATCCCCTTGCTAATCCTGAGCGGTGGTTATTGGTATGTTTGTGAATTAAATGAAAATGATTGCAGTTGCTTTAGTAGCCCGGAAAAGCCAAAATCATTTACCATTGCAGATGGGGATTCAGTTTTATATGCTGCTGCTGCTCCGGATAGCTTTATCAGGTTTGCCCATTCAAAACCCGAACCGGTCATTCCAAAAGAACTCGAAGATTCATTTCAGAAAATTGCAGGTTATTTACACGACAATAATCAACGGAATTTAAAAATTACCTGCTTTTACGGCAATAAAGAAAAAAATCGCACAATATTCCCCAATTTAGGGTTAGCCCGTGCCGAATTGTTAAAACAAAAACTGTTGTTACTCAATATCCCTCAAAACCGGATAGAAACCAATTCCAGCAAAGTTTCCAATCCACTTTTTATCCGGGATTATCTGTTAAACGGAGTTAATTTTGAATTTACCTCAAACAACCTGTTGCCGGTCAGTATCGAAAAAATGCTTCAAACCGATTCAATTACCGTTTTCTTTAAAGACAATTCTACAGACTTTGAGTGTTTAACGGAAACATTAATTTATTTTGAAAACCTGAAACACTATTTACAACAGAATCATCAAATTTCTGTTTTGATTACCGGTCATACAGACAATTCAGATACCGATGAATTTAACCTGATATTAGGCAAAAAAAGAAGTGAACTCCTCAAAAAATATATGACCGAACTGGGCTTGCCTGAAAAAAGAATAATTACACAAAGTATGGGCGAGTTACAACCTGTTTTTTCAAATGCTACGGAAGATGAACGAAAGAAAAATCGAAGGGCAGTTGTTAAAACTATCCTACAGCCAAATATTAATTCCACAAATTAG
- a CDS encoding DinB family protein, whose translation MYRNIKDFTSDWEQETKMTLKIFSALTEESLLKKVHPDVRTLGRLAWHITQTLTEMTSKAGLLTEDELEDTPIPVAVTELIANYQKYANRVSEEVNRQWTDSELEQRVNMYGQEWRKGTVLSVLVNHQIHHRAQMTIIMRLAGLKVPGIYGPAKEEWAAWGMTAHE comes from the coding sequence ATGTACCGAAACATTAAAGACTTTACCTCTGACTGGGAACAGGAAACAAAAATGACTTTAAAAATATTTTCTGCTCTCACAGAAGAATCTCTGCTCAAAAAAGTTCATCCCGATGTGAGAACTTTAGGAAGATTGGCCTGGCATATTACCCAAACCCTGACGGAAATGACTTCCAAGGCCGGATTACTAACTGAGGATGAATTGGAAGATACGCCTATTCCGGTTGCTGTTACTGAGTTAATTGCAAATTATCAGAAATATGCAAATCGGGTTTCTGAGGAAGTGAACCGTCAATGGACAGATAGCGAGTTGGAACAACGGGTAAATATGTATGGACAAGAATGGAGAAAAGGAACAGTACTCAGTGTACTTGTCAATCACCAAATTCACCACCGTGCACAAATGACTATCATCATGCGTTTGGCCGGTTTGAAAGTTCCGGGAATATACGGACCTGCAAAAGAAGAATGGGCTGCCTGGGGAATGACTGCCCACGAGTAA
- a CDS encoding HIT family protein → MSSIFSKIVSGQIPCHKVAETELYLAFLDINPLSKGHTLVIPKQETDYIFDLEDPLLSGLMLFAKKVAKAIEQTVPCQRIGVAVIGLEVPHAHIHLVPINHIHDLDFSKTRVTMSREEYADLAQAIGDLVAVLGSG, encoded by the coding sequence ATGTCCAGTATTTTTTCAAAAATTGTCTCGGGACAAATTCCTTGTCATAAAGTGGCTGAAACTGAACTTTATCTCGCATTTCTCGACATTAACCCTTTATCGAAAGGTCATACATTGGTCATCCCAAAACAGGAAACTGATTATATATTTGATTTGGAAGACCCGTTATTGTCCGGTTTAATGTTGTTTGCCAAAAAAGTGGCAAAAGCCATTGAACAAACTGTGCCGTGTCAAAGAATTGGAGTTGCTGTTATAGGTTTGGAAGTTCCTCATGCCCATATTCATTTGGTGCCCATTAACCATATTCATGATCTCGATTTCTCAAAAACCAGAGTTACAATGAGTCGGGAAGAATATGCTGATCTTGCTCAGGCAATCGGTGATTTAGTGGCGGTTTTAGGTTCGGGTTAA
- a CDS encoding polysaccharide deacetylase family protein, with protein sequence MNLFERLLMPYWVAPPKFLTGLYPKLIWEIPDPEPSLYLTFDDGPTPEVTEWVLEKLDDYGAKSSFFCIGSKAKQHPEILEQVIKAGHSVGNHTHHHLHGWKTPLNEYIDDIRQCAEHVPSSLFRPPYGKITRAQTNYLLQNPEVFGTNQSTKIVMWSIVSADWMNQLPWQTCFKHVVSNVSLNSKPFSPVIVFHDSQKALYNLREVLPRILDYYHQKNFCFKAI encoded by the coding sequence ATGAATTTGTTTGAACGATTGTTGATGCCGTATTGGGTAGCACCACCCAAATTTTTAACCGGACTATATCCCAAATTAATCTGGGAAATACCAGATCCCGAACCAAGTTTGTATCTGACATTTGATGACGGACCAACCCCCGAAGTAACCGAATGGGTATTAGAAAAGCTGGACGATTACGGGGCAAAATCTTCTTTTTTTTGTATCGGGAGCAAAGCAAAACAACATCCTGAAATTCTGGAACAGGTCATCAAGGCCGGTCATAGTGTTGGCAATCATACCCACCATCATCTTCACGGTTGGAAAACACCACTGAATGAATATATTGACGATATCCGTCAATGTGCTGAGCATGTACCCTCTTCTTTGTTCAGACCTCCTTACGGAAAAATTACCCGCGCTCAAACAAATTATCTTTTACAAAACCCCGAAGTATTCGGCACTAATCAATCCACCAAAATAGTCATGTGGTCAATTGTCAGTGCAGATTGGATGAATCAACTTCCCTGGCAAACTTGTTTCAAGCATGTAGTCAGCAATGTAAGCCTGAATTCAAAGCCCTTTAGTCCGGTTATCGTTTTTCATGACAGTCAAAAAGCGCTTTATAATCTCAGAGAAGTTTTACCGAGAATTTTAGACTATTATCATCAAAAGAACTTTTGTTTCAAGGCAATTTAA